A part of Mesotoga infera genomic DNA contains:
- a CDS encoding sugar ABC transporter substrate-binding protein, translating to MAPGGMLPTRASIAESEEFLNDPKGIYKSYGAEKIKAIIYGMENIEKFGYVEGRVFPEMGKISGAFTIGNGIVMMFDNNATPDQVLTFWREDIRKLIGR from the coding sequence TATGGCTCCCGGTGGAATGCTTCCTACAAGAGCTTCCATAGCTGAAAGCGAAGAATTCCTGAACGATCCAAAGGGGATTTATAAGAGCTACGGCGCAGAAAAGATCAAGGCAATCATTTATGGTATGGAGAACATTGAGAAGTTCGGTTATGTAGAAGGAAGAGTCTTCCCCGAAATGGGAAAGATATCCGGAGCCTTCACTATAGGTAATGGCATAGTCATGATGTTCGATAACAACGCAACCCCAGATCAGGTTCTAACCTTCTGGAGA